The Phoenix dactylifera cultivar Barhee BC4 chromosome 17, palm_55x_up_171113_PBpolish2nd_filt_p, whole genome shotgun sequence genome contains a region encoding:
- the LOC103714879 gene encoding dolichol kinase EVAN-like isoform X1, producing MTGVAELCNGERAVVFLFVSRVIYSAPLSLSYEAAALCLLAVAGLVIEISAESSTALDRFKTRPGASSGIQLGAVTLPTVMLSRLIQLSRALLREDVEPEELAYMSMQYWTVSASCFGVLIFFCLLLRRSSNGASFFHLGSSQASKYSLLHTVLYVLTCYLSFATKSDNGWFVTKNLLWLLCHGLVTVFLIQHILQTFPMCASIGEALLVSSGLVLYFGDILGHTVLKIDFLLLSSQLNFKEYGSRSEIATVIQGLLLGFLLLPVFYKSLLQIWVYFANSSKLGEQAAEGWKYRSMGSSVVFYASLLVMLTILAPAWMYFVQDFHVHPLLWVFLFVFTDPLKRLALCIYWICVICASILRFYSISKHSKIERILLRKYYHLVAVLMFLPALLFQPSFLDLAFGAALAVFLVLEMIRVWKIWPLGHIVHQFMNAFTDHRDSEILIISHFSLLLGCALPKWMSSGFNDRPLAPFAGILSLGIGDTMASLVGHKYGVLRWSKTGKKTIEGTAAGITSVLAACSILLPLLASTGYILSQRLWAPSSLPTFLCAPPPLLPNPKRSLIATTWPLPRSSIWKLSRCSSYCRQAIGF from the exons ATGACGGGGGTGGCCGAGCTCTGCAATGGCGAGAGGGCCGTCGTCTTCCTCTTCGTCTCCCGCGTTATCTACTCCGCCCCACTCTCCCTCTCCTACGAGGCCGCTGCCCTCTGCCTCCTCGCCGTCGCTGGCCTCGTCATCGAGATATCCGCCGAGAGCTCCACCGCCCTAGACCGCTTCAAGACCAG GCCTGGCGCTTCATCTGGGATTCAACTTGGTGCTGTCACACTGCCTACTGTCATGCTATCACGGTTGATACAACTCTCGAGGGCCCTATTGAGGGAAGATGTTGAGCCTGAAG AGCTTGCGTATATGAGCATGCAATATTGGACTGTGTCTGCTAGCTGCTTTGGTGTGCTAATCTTCTTCTGTTTATTACTGAGGCGTTCTTCCAATGGTGCAAGTTTTTTTCATCTGGGGAGTTCTCAAGCTTCAAAATATAGCTTACTCCACACAGTTCTGTATGTACTTACGTGCTATCTGTCTTTTGCAACAAAATCAGACAATG GCTGGTTTGTCACAAAGAATTTGTTGTGGTTACTCTGCCATGGACTGGTTACCGTGTTTCTTATCCAGCATATTCTTCAAACATTTCCAATGTGTGCTTCTATAG GAGAAGCACTTCTGGTGTCAAGTGGTCTGGTTCTTTACTTTGGTGATATATTGGGACATACTGTTTTGAAG ATCGACTTTTTGTTATTGTCATCACAATTAAATTTCAAAGAATATGGAAGTCGAAGTGAAATAGCCACAGTTATTCAG GGACTCTTGCTTGGTTTTCTCCTTTTGCCAGTATTTTACAAAAGTCTTCTTCAAATTTGGGTCTACTTTGCAAATTCAAGTAAGCTTGGAGAGCAAGCTGCTGAAGGATGGAAATATAGAAGTATGGGAAGTTCTGTTGTATTTTATGCTTCTTTGTTAGTTATGTTGACTATTTTAGCTCCAGCATGGATGTACTTCGTTCAGGATTTTCATGTTCATCCTTTGCTTTG GGTATTTCTTTTTGTGTTCACTGACCCACTGAAACGGCTGGCATTATGTATATACTGGATATGTGTGATATGTGCATCTATTTTGCGGTTCTACAGTATATCAAAGCACAGCAAGATTGAGAGGATCCTTCTGCGAAAGTACTACCATCTAGTGGCAGTTCTAATGTTTTTGCCTGCTCTTCTGTTTCAG CCATCTTTTCTGGACCTAGCATTCGGTGCAGCTTTGGCAGTTTTCTTGGTATTGGAAATGATTCGT GTATGGAAAATATGGCCTCTGGGGCACATTGTACATCAGTTCATGAATGCATTTACTGATCATCGTGACTCCGAGATTCTTATCATCAG TCATTTTTCCCTCTTACTGGGATGTGCTCTTCCAAAATGGATGTCTTCTGGGTTCAATGATCGACCACTTGCTCCTTTTGCTGGGATTTTGAGCTTAGGAATTGGCGACACCATG GCATCATTGGTTGGCCACAAGTATGGTGTTCTCAGGTGGAGCAAAACTGGGA AGAAAACTATTGAAGGTACTGCAGCTGGCATAACATCAGTCTTAGCAGCTTGCTCGATACTCCTCCCTCTCCTAGCATCCACTGGCTATATACTATCCCAG AGACTATGGGCACCCTCTTCTCTCCCAACGTTCCTTTGCGCTCCTCCTCCGCTCTTGCCAAATCCGAAGCGATCTCTAATTGCTACCACTTGGCCTCTTCCTCGGAGTAG CATCTGGAAGCTCTCAAGATGCTCTTCATATTGTCGTCAAGCTATTGGCTTTTAA
- the LOC103714879 gene encoding dolichol kinase EVAN-like isoform X2 — protein sequence MTGVAELCNGERAVVFLFVSRVIYSAPLSLSYEAAALCLLAVAGLVIEISAESSTALDRFKTRPGASSGIQLGAVTLPTVMLSRLIQLSRALLREDVEPEELAYMSMQYWTVSASCFGVLIFFCLLLRRSSNGASFFHLGSSQASKYSLLHTVLYVLTCYLSFATKSDNGWFVTKNLLWLLCHGLVTVFLIQHILQTFPMCASIGEALLVSSGLVLYFGDILGHTVLKIDFLLLSSQLNFKEYGSRSEIATVIQGLLLGFLLLPVFYKSLLQIWVYFANSSKLGEQAAEGWKYRSMGSSVVFYASLLVMLTILAPAWMYFVQDFHVHPLLWVFLFVFTDPLKRLALCIYWICVICASILRFYSISKHSKIERILLRKYYHLVAVLMFLPALLFQPSFLDLAFGAALAVFLVLEMIRVWKIWPLGHIVHQFMNAFTDHRDSEILIISHFSLLLGCALPKWMSSGFNDRPLAPFAGILSLGIGDTMASLVGHKYGVLRWSKTGKKTIEGTAAGITSVLAACSILLPLLASTGYILSQQWLSLLLAVTVSGLLEAYTAQLDNAFIPLVFYSLLCL from the exons ATGACGGGGGTGGCCGAGCTCTGCAATGGCGAGAGGGCCGTCGTCTTCCTCTTCGTCTCCCGCGTTATCTACTCCGCCCCACTCTCCCTCTCCTACGAGGCCGCTGCCCTCTGCCTCCTCGCCGTCGCTGGCCTCGTCATCGAGATATCCGCCGAGAGCTCCACCGCCCTAGACCGCTTCAAGACCAG GCCTGGCGCTTCATCTGGGATTCAACTTGGTGCTGTCACACTGCCTACTGTCATGCTATCACGGTTGATACAACTCTCGAGGGCCCTATTGAGGGAAGATGTTGAGCCTGAAG AGCTTGCGTATATGAGCATGCAATATTGGACTGTGTCTGCTAGCTGCTTTGGTGTGCTAATCTTCTTCTGTTTATTACTGAGGCGTTCTTCCAATGGTGCAAGTTTTTTTCATCTGGGGAGTTCTCAAGCTTCAAAATATAGCTTACTCCACACAGTTCTGTATGTACTTACGTGCTATCTGTCTTTTGCAACAAAATCAGACAATG GCTGGTTTGTCACAAAGAATTTGTTGTGGTTACTCTGCCATGGACTGGTTACCGTGTTTCTTATCCAGCATATTCTTCAAACATTTCCAATGTGTGCTTCTATAG GAGAAGCACTTCTGGTGTCAAGTGGTCTGGTTCTTTACTTTGGTGATATATTGGGACATACTGTTTTGAAG ATCGACTTTTTGTTATTGTCATCACAATTAAATTTCAAAGAATATGGAAGTCGAAGTGAAATAGCCACAGTTATTCAG GGACTCTTGCTTGGTTTTCTCCTTTTGCCAGTATTTTACAAAAGTCTTCTTCAAATTTGGGTCTACTTTGCAAATTCAAGTAAGCTTGGAGAGCAAGCTGCTGAAGGATGGAAATATAGAAGTATGGGAAGTTCTGTTGTATTTTATGCTTCTTTGTTAGTTATGTTGACTATTTTAGCTCCAGCATGGATGTACTTCGTTCAGGATTTTCATGTTCATCCTTTGCTTTG GGTATTTCTTTTTGTGTTCACTGACCCACTGAAACGGCTGGCATTATGTATATACTGGATATGTGTGATATGTGCATCTATTTTGCGGTTCTACAGTATATCAAAGCACAGCAAGATTGAGAGGATCCTTCTGCGAAAGTACTACCATCTAGTGGCAGTTCTAATGTTTTTGCCTGCTCTTCTGTTTCAG CCATCTTTTCTGGACCTAGCATTCGGTGCAGCTTTGGCAGTTTTCTTGGTATTGGAAATGATTCGT GTATGGAAAATATGGCCTCTGGGGCACATTGTACATCAGTTCATGAATGCATTTACTGATCATCGTGACTCCGAGATTCTTATCATCAG TCATTTTTCCCTCTTACTGGGATGTGCTCTTCCAAAATGGATGTCTTCTGGGTTCAATGATCGACCACTTGCTCCTTTTGCTGGGATTTTGAGCTTAGGAATTGGCGACACCATG GCATCATTGGTTGGCCACAAGTATGGTGTTCTCAGGTGGAGCAAAACTGGGA AGAAAACTATTGAAGGTACTGCAGCTGGCATAACATCAGTCTTAGCAGCTTGCTCGATACTCCTCCCTCTCCTAGCATCCACTGGCTATATACTATCCCAG CAATGGTTATCTTTGCTTCTTGCAGTCACTGTGAGTGGTTTATTAGAGGCCTACACAGCACAGCTTGACAATGCTTTCATTCCCCTTGTATTCTATAGCCTCCTTTGCCTATGA
- the LOC103714879 gene encoding dolichol kinase EVAN-like isoform X3 — MTGVAELCNGERAVVFLFVSRVIYSAPLSLSYEAAALCLLAVAGLVIEISAESSTALDRFKTRPGASSGIQLGAVTLPTVMLSRLIQLSRALLREDVEPEELAYMSMQYWTVSASCFGVLIFFCLLLRRSSNGASFFHLGSSQASKYSLLHTVLYVLTCYLSFATKSDNGWFVTKNLLWLLCHGLVTVFLIQHILQTFPMCASIGEALLVSSGLVLYFGDILGHTVLKIDFLLLSSQLNFKEYGSRSEIATVIQGLLLGFLLLPVFYKSLLQIWVYFANSSKLGEQAAEGWKYRSMGSSVVFYASLLVMLTILAPAWMYFVQDFHVHPLLWVFLFVFTDPLKRLALCIYWICVICASILRFYSISKHSKIERILLRKYYHLVAVLMFLPALLFQPSFLDLAFGAALAVFLVLEMIRVWKIWPLGHIVHQFMNAFTDHRDSEILIISHFSLLLGCALPKWMSSGFNDRPLAPFAGILSLGIGDTMIPF; from the exons ATGACGGGGGTGGCCGAGCTCTGCAATGGCGAGAGGGCCGTCGTCTTCCTCTTCGTCTCCCGCGTTATCTACTCCGCCCCACTCTCCCTCTCCTACGAGGCCGCTGCCCTCTGCCTCCTCGCCGTCGCTGGCCTCGTCATCGAGATATCCGCCGAGAGCTCCACCGCCCTAGACCGCTTCAAGACCAG GCCTGGCGCTTCATCTGGGATTCAACTTGGTGCTGTCACACTGCCTACTGTCATGCTATCACGGTTGATACAACTCTCGAGGGCCCTATTGAGGGAAGATGTTGAGCCTGAAG AGCTTGCGTATATGAGCATGCAATATTGGACTGTGTCTGCTAGCTGCTTTGGTGTGCTAATCTTCTTCTGTTTATTACTGAGGCGTTCTTCCAATGGTGCAAGTTTTTTTCATCTGGGGAGTTCTCAAGCTTCAAAATATAGCTTACTCCACACAGTTCTGTATGTACTTACGTGCTATCTGTCTTTTGCAACAAAATCAGACAATG GCTGGTTTGTCACAAAGAATTTGTTGTGGTTACTCTGCCATGGACTGGTTACCGTGTTTCTTATCCAGCATATTCTTCAAACATTTCCAATGTGTGCTTCTATAG GAGAAGCACTTCTGGTGTCAAGTGGTCTGGTTCTTTACTTTGGTGATATATTGGGACATACTGTTTTGAAG ATCGACTTTTTGTTATTGTCATCACAATTAAATTTCAAAGAATATGGAAGTCGAAGTGAAATAGCCACAGTTATTCAG GGACTCTTGCTTGGTTTTCTCCTTTTGCCAGTATTTTACAAAAGTCTTCTTCAAATTTGGGTCTACTTTGCAAATTCAAGTAAGCTTGGAGAGCAAGCTGCTGAAGGATGGAAATATAGAAGTATGGGAAGTTCTGTTGTATTTTATGCTTCTTTGTTAGTTATGTTGACTATTTTAGCTCCAGCATGGATGTACTTCGTTCAGGATTTTCATGTTCATCCTTTGCTTTG GGTATTTCTTTTTGTGTTCACTGACCCACTGAAACGGCTGGCATTATGTATATACTGGATATGTGTGATATGTGCATCTATTTTGCGGTTCTACAGTATATCAAAGCACAGCAAGATTGAGAGGATCCTTCTGCGAAAGTACTACCATCTAGTGGCAGTTCTAATGTTTTTGCCTGCTCTTCTGTTTCAG CCATCTTTTCTGGACCTAGCATTCGGTGCAGCTTTGGCAGTTTTCTTGGTATTGGAAATGATTCGT GTATGGAAAATATGGCCTCTGGGGCACATTGTACATCAGTTCATGAATGCATTTACTGATCATCGTGACTCCGAGATTCTTATCATCAG TCATTTTTCCCTCTTACTGGGATGTGCTCTTCCAAAATGGATGTCTTCTGGGTTCAATGATCGACCACTTGCTCCTTTTGCTGGGATTTTGAGCTTAGGAATTGGCGACACCATG ATTCCTTTCTGA
- the LOC103714879 gene encoding dolichol kinase EVAN-like isoform X4 gives MLSLKLAYMSMQYWTVSASCFGVLIFFCLLLRRSSNGASFFHLGSSQASKYSLLHTVLYVLTCYLSFATKSDNGWFVTKNLLWLLCHGLVTVFLIQHILQTFPMCASIGEALLVSSGLVLYFGDILGHTVLKIDFLLLSSQLNFKEYGSRSEIATVIQGLLLGFLLLPVFYKSLLQIWVYFANSSKLGEQAAEGWKYRSMGSSVVFYASLLVMLTILAPAWMYFVQDFHVHPLLWVFLFVFTDPLKRLALCIYWICVICASILRFYSISKHSKIERILLRKYYHLVAVLMFLPALLFQPSFLDLAFGAALAVFLVLEMIRVWKIWPLGHIVHQFMNAFTDHRDSEILIISHFSLLLGCALPKWMSSGFNDRPLAPFAGILSLGIGDTMASLVGHKYGVLRWSKTGKKTIEGTAAGITSVLAACSILLPLLASTGYILSQRLWAPSSLPTFLCAPPPLLPNPKRSLIATTWPLPRSSIWKLSRCSSYCRQAIGF, from the exons ATGTTGAGCCTGAAG CTTGCGTATATGAGCATGCAATATTGGACTGTGTCTGCTAGCTGCTTTGGTGTGCTAATCTTCTTCTGTTTATTACTGAGGCGTTCTTCCAATGGTGCAAGTTTTTTTCATCTGGGGAGTTCTCAAGCTTCAAAATATAGCTTACTCCACACAGTTCTGTATGTACTTACGTGCTATCTGTCTTTTGCAACAAAATCAGACAATG GCTGGTTTGTCACAAAGAATTTGTTGTGGTTACTCTGCCATGGACTGGTTACCGTGTTTCTTATCCAGCATATTCTTCAAACATTTCCAATGTGTGCTTCTATAG GAGAAGCACTTCTGGTGTCAAGTGGTCTGGTTCTTTACTTTGGTGATATATTGGGACATACTGTTTTGAAG ATCGACTTTTTGTTATTGTCATCACAATTAAATTTCAAAGAATATGGAAGTCGAAGTGAAATAGCCACAGTTATTCAG GGACTCTTGCTTGGTTTTCTCCTTTTGCCAGTATTTTACAAAAGTCTTCTTCAAATTTGGGTCTACTTTGCAAATTCAAGTAAGCTTGGAGAGCAAGCTGCTGAAGGATGGAAATATAGAAGTATGGGAAGTTCTGTTGTATTTTATGCTTCTTTGTTAGTTATGTTGACTATTTTAGCTCCAGCATGGATGTACTTCGTTCAGGATTTTCATGTTCATCCTTTGCTTTG GGTATTTCTTTTTGTGTTCACTGACCCACTGAAACGGCTGGCATTATGTATATACTGGATATGTGTGATATGTGCATCTATTTTGCGGTTCTACAGTATATCAAAGCACAGCAAGATTGAGAGGATCCTTCTGCGAAAGTACTACCATCTAGTGGCAGTTCTAATGTTTTTGCCTGCTCTTCTGTTTCAG CCATCTTTTCTGGACCTAGCATTCGGTGCAGCTTTGGCAGTTTTCTTGGTATTGGAAATGATTCGT GTATGGAAAATATGGCCTCTGGGGCACATTGTACATCAGTTCATGAATGCATTTACTGATCATCGTGACTCCGAGATTCTTATCATCAG TCATTTTTCCCTCTTACTGGGATGTGCTCTTCCAAAATGGATGTCTTCTGGGTTCAATGATCGACCACTTGCTCCTTTTGCTGGGATTTTGAGCTTAGGAATTGGCGACACCATG GCATCATTGGTTGGCCACAAGTATGGTGTTCTCAGGTGGAGCAAAACTGGGA AGAAAACTATTGAAGGTACTGCAGCTGGCATAACATCAGTCTTAGCAGCTTGCTCGATACTCCTCCCTCTCCTAGCATCCACTGGCTATATACTATCCCAG AGACTATGGGCACCCTCTTCTCTCCCAACGTTCCTTTGCGCTCCTCCTCCGCTCTTGCCAAATCCGAAGCGATCTCTAATTGCTACCACTTGGCCTCTTCCTCGGAGTAG CATCTGGAAGCTCTCAAGATGCTCTTCATATTGTCGTCAAGCTATTGGCTTTTAA
- the LOC103714880 gene encoding U-box domain-containing protein 12-like translates to MGPTTDEEKPENGGGRGGIAVVEAVSTAVAEIAGLPESRGPLRRLCCDLARRVKLLGPLFDELRDGGGGSLGEFQARTIASLHGALVRAKELLVSVDDGSKLYQALQRETFVYRFLEVTEHMEKALSEVSYDKLDISEEVKEQIELVHAQFQRAKGKIDSPDLQLLKDLNWALREKYCDPIVLKRISEKLQLRTINDMKKESVALHEMVISSGGEPKECLKDMSSLLKKLKDCVVVENPTSDTLENKTSSMKHRSPIIPDDFRCPISLELMTDPVIVSTGQTYERSCIQKWIDGGHKTCPKMQQNLSHTALTPNFVLKSLISQWCDTNGIELPKKQGNCRDKKPGSHSDCDCPGINSLLQKLKNGNQDEQRAAAGELRLLAKRNADNRVCIAEAGAIPFLVELLSSPDPRTQEHAVTALLNLSINESNKGNIVNARAIPRIVGVLQNGSMEARENAAATLFSLSVIDENKVTIGAAGAIPALIDLLCQGSLRGKKDAATALFNLCIYQGNKVKAIKAGIVEHLMRLLVDPSGGMMDEALAILAILVGNADGKPAIALSNPIPVLVGVMRTGSPRNRENAAAVLWSLCTGDVQQLSAARELGAEEALKELMETGTDRAKRKAGSLLELMRQASEA, encoded by the exons ATGGGGCCGACGACCGACGAGGAGAAGCCGGAAAACGGGGGCGGCCGCGGCGGGATCGCGGTCGTGGAAGCCGTGTCGACCGCGGTGGCGGAGATAGCGGGGCTGCCGGAGAGCCGGGGCCCGTTGAGGAGGCTCTGCTGCGACCTCGCTCGGCGGGTGAAGCTCCTTGGCCCGCTCTTCGACGAGCTCAGGGACGGCGGTGGCGGCTCCCTCGGAGAGTTCCAGGCCCGAACCATCGCCTCGCTCCACGGCGCTCTGGTGAGGGCCAAGGAGCTCCTTGTCTCCGTCGACGATGGGAGCAAGCTCTATCAG GCTCTGCAAAGGGAAACATTTGTATATAGATTTCTAGAGGTGACCGAACATATGGAGAAGGCATTGAGTGAAGTATCCTATGACAAACTTGATATATCTGAAGAAGTTAAAGAACAg attgAACTTGTGCATGCCCAATTTCAAAGAGCAAAAGGAAAAATTGACTCACCCGATCTTCAACTTCTCAAGGACTTGAATTGGGCACTTCGTGAGAAGTACTGTGACCCTATTGTCCTCAAAAGAATATCGGAGAAGTTACAATTGAGAACCATAAATGACATGAAAAAGGAATCAGTTGCTTTACATGAAATGGTAATTTCTAGTGGTGGAGAGCCTAAGGAATGCTTGAAAGATATGTCATCCCTGCTAAAGAAGCTTAAAGATTGTGTAGTTGTGGAAAATCCAACTTCTGATACTCTCGAAAATAAAACAAGCTCTATGAAGCACAGATCTCCTATAATCCCTGATGATTTTCGGTGCCCGATTTCCCTTGAGCTGATGACGGACCCTGTCATCGTCTCCACAGGGCAG ACCTATGAGAGGTCTTGCATCCAGAAATGGATTGATGGTGGACATAAAACTTGCCCCAAGATGCAACAAAACTTGTCTCATACTGCTCTTACCCCTaattttgtcttgaagagcttgATTTCACAATGGTGTGATACCAATGGCATTGAACTGCCAAAGAAGCAAGGCAATTGCCGAGACAAGAAGCCAGGAAGTCACTCTGACTGTGATTGTCCTGGTATCAACTCACTATTGCAGAAACTGAAGAATGGGAACCAAGATGAGCAGCGAGCAGCTGCTGGTGAACTGCGGTTGCTTGCAAAAAGAAATGCGGACAATAGAGTATGCATTGCTGAAGCAGGTGCAATTCCATTCCTTGTGGAACTCCTTTCATCTCCAGATCCTAGAACACAGGAGCATGCAGTTACGGCACTCCTGAACCTCTCAATCAATGAGAGCAACAAGGGCAATATCGTCAATGCCCGTGCGATACCAAGGATAGTAGGTGTGCTGCAAAATGGGAGCATGGAGGCAAGGGAAAATGCTGCTGCTACCCTTTTCAGCTTATCAGTTATAGATGAAAACAAGGTGACAATTGGGGCAGCTGGCGCCATACCTGCACTTATCGATCTGCTATGCCAAGGTAGCCTAAGAGGTAAGAAAGATGCAGCAACTGCATTATTTAATTTGTGCATCTACCAGGGAAACAaggtgaaggctataaaagctGGGATTGTGGAACACCTGATGAGGCTATTGGTGGATCCAAGTGGGGGTATGATGGACGAGGCACTTGCAATATTGGCAATACTTGTGGGCAATGCGGATGGCAAGCCAGCAATTGCACTGTCAAACCCAATTCCTGTCTTGGTGGGGGTGATGAGAACTGGATCGCCTCGAAATCGTGAGAATGCTGCTGCAGTGTTATGGTCGCTATGTACTGGTGATGTGCAGCAACTGAGTGCCGCTAGAGAATTAGGTGCAGAAGAGGCTCTAAAGGAGCTCATGGAGACAGGGACAGATCGGGCCAAAAGAAAAGCTGGAAGCCTTCTAGAGCTAATGCGCCAGGCTTCGGAGGCTTAA
- the LOC103714881 gene encoding ABC transporter F family member 1-like encodes MVSEASKKKAAAKKAAAAAKRGGKAPASSSSKGAAQAQNGGVGKVADGVGSLRISDRTCTGVLASHPLSRDIHIESLSLTFHGHDLIVDSELELNYGRRYGLLGLNGCGKSTLLTAIGCRELPIPDHMDIYHLTREIEASDMSALQAVINCDEERLRLEKEAEILAAEDGGGGETLDRIYERLEALDASTAEKRAAEILYGLGFNKQMQAKKTRDFSGGWRMRIALSRALFMNPTILLLDEPTNHLDLDACVWLEETLKRFDRILVVVSHSQDFLNGVCTNIIHMQNKKLKLYTGNYDQYVQTRSELEENQMKQYKWEQEQIASMKEYIARFGHGSAKLARQAQSKEKTLAKMERGGLTEKVVKDKVLVFRFTDVGKLPPPVLQFVEVTFGYTPDNLIYKNLDLGVDLDSRIALVGPNGAGKSTLLKLMTGDLIPLDGMVRRHNHLRIAQFHQHLAEKLDLEMSALQFMMKEYPGNEEERMRAAIGKFGLSGKAQVMPMKNLSDGQRSRVIFAWLAWRQPHLLLLDEPTNHLDIETIDSLAEALNEWDGGLVLVSHDFRLINQVAQEIWVCQDQTVTRWEGDIMDFKEHLRSRAGLSE; translated from the exons ATGGTGTCGGAGGCGAGCAAGAAGAAGGCGGCGGCGAAGAAGGCTGCGGCGGCGGCAAAGAGGGGAGGGAAAGCTCCGGCATCGTCGTCGTCCAAGGGTGCCGCACAGGCACAGAACGGAGGAGTGGGAAAGGTTGCCGATGGGGTTGGATCACTCCGGATATCCGATCGGACGTGCACCGGAGTCCTCGCCTCTCATCCCCTCTCTAGAGATATCCAT ATAGAGTCTCTATCTTTAACCTTTCATGGTCATGACCTCATAGTAGATTCTGAACTGGAGCTCAATTATGGAAG ACGCTATGGTCTGCTTGGATTGAATGGCTGTGGGAAGTCTACTCTCCTTACAGCAATAGGATGCAGAGAGCTTCCAATTCCTGACCACATGGATATTTACCACCTGACCCGGGAGATTGAAGCTTCAGACATGTCTGCGCTTCAGGCTGTCATTAACTGTGATGAAGAAAGGCTAAGACTGGAGAAAGAAGCTGAAATCTTGGCAGCTGAG gatggtggtggtggagaaACTTTGGACCGCATCTACGAGCGCTTAGAAGCACTTGATGCATCAACTGCTGAGAAGCGCGCAGCTGAAATTTTGTATGGTCTTGGTTTCAATAAGCAAATGCAAGCAAAGAAAACTCGGGACTTCTCTGGTGGGTGGCGTATGAGGATTGCATTATCACGAGCACTGTTTATGAATCCAACCATCCTTTTACTTGATGAGCCCAcaaatcatcttg ATCTTGACGCATGTGTCTGGCTTGAAGAGACACTAAAAAGGTTCGACCGTATTCTTGTTGTCGTCTCACACTCTCAGGATTTTCTTAATGGTGTCTGCACCAACATCATCCATATGCAGAATAAGAAACTAAAGCTCTACACTGGCAACTACGACCAATATGTCCAGACCCGATCAGAGCTGGAAGAAAACCAGATGAAGCAGTACAAGTGGGAGCAGGAGCAGATTGCTTCCATGAAAGAGTATATTGCTCGTTTTGGTCATGGTTCTGCTAAACTGGCCCGCCAAGCCCAGAGCAAGGAGAAAACCCTTGCTAAGATGGAGCGGGGTGGTCTTACTGAAAAGGTAGTCAAGGACAAGGTATTAGTCTTCCGCTTCACGGATGTTGGCAAACTCCCTCCACCAGTATTGCAGTTTGTGGAAGTAACCTTTGGGTATACACCTGACAATCTAATCTACAAGAACCTCGACTTGGGAGTGGACCTTGATTCGAGGATAGCATTAGTGGGACCTAATGGAGCTGGGAAGAGCACATTGCTCAAGCTGATGACCGGTGACCTTATCCCATTGGATGGTATGGTAAGGCGGCACAATCATCTCAGGATTGCCCAGTTCCATCAGCATCTTGCAGAGAAGCTTGATTTGGAGATGTCAGCCCTCCAGTTCATGATGAAGGAGTACCCAGGGAATGAGGAGGAGAGGATGAGGGCTGCGATAGGTAAGTTTGGATTGTCTGGCAAAGCCCAGGTGATGCCCATGAAGAACTTGTCAGATGGACAGAGGAGCCGGGTGATCTTTGCTTGGTTGGCCTGGAGGCAGCCTCACCTGCTGCTGCTAGACGAGCCGACAAACCATCTAGACATTGAAACCATTGATTCCTTGGCAGAAGCGCTGAATGAGTGGGATGGTGGATTAGTTTTGGTGAGTCATGACTTTAGGCTGATCAATCAGGTGGCTCAGGAGATCTGGGTGTGCCAGGATCAAACAGTGACTCGATGGGAGGGTGACATCATGGACTTCAAAGAGCATCTGAGGAGCAGGGCTGGGTTGTCTGAGTGA
- the LOC103714882 gene encoding 50S ribosomal protein L18, translating to MSQLPLPVAKRYVLRLFISLKYVTANVVDRRSGRVVVTASSVEKALKEGLECGRTCNAKAAAAVGEVLAMRLKVDGLAQEPIYADAAKEVEKKGFKNRTKVWAILNALRSHGVNLHIDQDDHGSPACP from the coding sequence ATGAGCCAGCTTCCTTTGCCAGTGGCAAAGAGGTACGTGCTGCGGCTTTTCATATCGCTCAAATACGTGACGGCCAATGTCGTGGATCGGCGGAGCGGGCGAGTGGTGGTGACGGCATCTTCAGTGGAGAAGGCGCTCAAAGAAGGACTGGAGTGCGGCCGCACCTGCAATGCCAAGGCGGCGGCGGCCGTCGGAGAAGTGCTCGCTATGCGCCTCAAGGTTGATGGCCTGGCTCAGGAACCGATATATGCCGATGCAGCCAAGGAGGTGGAGAAGAAGGGGTTCAAGAACCGCACCAAGGTCTGGGCCATTCTCAATGCCCTCCGCTCGCATGGTGTCAATCTCCACATTGACCAGGACGACCATGGCTCTCCTGCCTGCCCCTGA